A segment of the Arachis hypogaea cultivar Tifrunner chromosome 5, arahy.Tifrunner.gnm2.J5K5, whole genome shotgun sequence genome:
CCCTGTAGCAGTTCCTTAACAATGTGGCTGCTTGGAAAATGCCTATTTATAACAGCAAGAGAGAATGATGTGTAGAGTGtcattttcattcaaaaattttaaaatggagAGTGAGGAGAGCTTTTTAGTTCTAGTGTATTGCTCtggaaaattaaaaaaagcaaaTTGCACGGTGTAAAGTTTACCGATAGAGAACTACTAAGTGTTTTTATCTGGTCGTTGAATATGTTGTTAGATCTAAAAACCAGTAAACTGCAAAAGTTGGACGTGTGCGAGACAAAGTGGGTGAAGAAGCTGTTCTACAAGATTTCTATTGTGGTTGTGTCATCTGGCGTGAAGTATGAAACATTCATGAAGGATCCGACAAAGATATGCAGGTTTTGTTTCATTGTCGGTGGAGTTTTCCGGAAATAAGAATACATGAGTCCAAGTTGGAACATGGCATCGATAGTTATGGAGCATCGGCTCCGAATCCTCAATTGACTACGGTGGGGGTGCTTCTACATCCATGCCTGTCATTGTACCTGATTGTCTGCTGGCTAATCGTCCATTTGGTGTAGTTGGGGTAGCTACTTCAGGCTGTCCGATTCCGCACATTGCACGTGAGGGTGAACTGGATCGGGTTAAAAATGCGATGCGAGAGGATAATTCGGATGAAGAGCCTACTGATATTGGTGGGGACAGTGATGAGGATATTTCGACAAACTCATCTACACATCAGGGACCGTCAAGTTCTGACACAGAGCAACAACCTCCACATTTCTCAACTCCGAACTTGGAAGCCATCGGCCAACCACCGGACATAGTTTCTACCTTTAGGGGCTAGGGATTGCACAAGAGATATGCTACAGTTTAATTTCAAATTGGTCAATCTTTCCAAAGTAAGGAGGAAGTTGTTTTGAGTGTAAAGGATTACAGCATTCACTGTGAAATTGAGTACAGGGTGATAGAGTTGAATCATCTTAAGTATCATGGGAGGTGCAAGGAGTTTGGTAAAGGTTGCATGTGGATGATTCGCATCATACTTTGACAGCGAAAGAATACCGAGAAGTTAGACGGTACAACGAGCTACATACTTGCTTGGCTACATCGATATCAAGCGATCACCGACAACTTGATTATCATATAATTTGTGCAAAGATCTTTTCTTTGGTTAAAGCCGATGCGGCGGTTTCGATAAAGGTGTTGTAGGAAGCTACTGAAGTAACGTACGGGTTCAGCCGTTCAGGCTTAGTTACAGGAAGGCCTGGATGACAAAACAGAAGGCAGTAACACAAATCTACGGAGATTGAAAAGAGTCTTGTGCCGATTTGTCCCGTTGGATCCTTGGTGTGCAGTCTACCATGGAAGGAACCATTAGGTTGTTGAAGACTTCTCTGATTCAAGTCGTGATCAGGTTGACGATTCTATCGTGTACTTTCATTGTCTTTTTTGGATGTTTTCTCCTTGTGTTGAGGCATTTTGACATTGTAAGCCTCTGGTAAGCATACACGGTACTcatctgtatggcaagtatggcAACACTTTGCTTCTAGCTATCGCGCAAGATGGAAACTCGAACATCTTGCCAATTGGTTTTGTCCTTGTCAAAGGAAAAAATTCAAAGTCGTGGTCTTTTTTTGTGACCAACTTGCAGCAACATGTGACTCCGCAAGAGGGTATACTGGTCATCTCAGACAGGTACAATGACATCTCGATATGCAGGTGAAAGTTTGTCAAGCACCAAGAAACAACTTTTTCATCTACGGGGCAGCCCTAGCTGATATGCCACATCCTGGAGTGTGATGGtacactctccgaacggcatataAAAATTGTGTGTCTCAAGCCACCACCTCTCGATAAATACGCTGACCAAAGACTCATCCAGCCAGAACCAATGCGTGTACATCCTAGCCAAGTAGTACAAACTAGCCCTCTTTAAATAAGGTATGATCCTATCATGCAACGGCATATTCTGTTATCTTCGAACGCTGTAAACATACCGACTTGGCTGCATGTTGTGAGAAAAATAATGTCAAATTGATTAATTTCTAACACTTACAGATCTAAACCATAatttatatttcaaaataaaaactaCAATTGGTTAATGTATCGAATCAGTTAACTAAAATCATAAATATAGTTCTCTTATAATtactattaatataaattttgttcaaaaagagAAACAGGTATCACCATTTATATGAAACTATACAACGAACATATGAACATTACAACAACTAACGAATGTCCAACTTTAGCATCCATAAGTCCtaggttcaaaaatttaaagtttaagatTTACATCTTAAATTTCAACTACGAATCAACAAACTTTACGTTATTTACTTAAAGTTTAAATCTAAAATTTCAAATAGTAAACTCTAAAccttcaaaattttaagtttaaaatttcaaaatttaaataataatttcaaaaactaaaaacaagtCATAAATCCTACATTTCAAATTCCGATCTTCATTTTTAAATACCTAACTTCAAattctctatatttattttttaatttttaattttaatcttcaaACTCTAAACTAAACTAAGGTTCtgtcttttaataattaatatacctTGAATACTACATAAATATACTTCAATAtccaaacaaaataaaacaaacttACCTCTCCATTGATGTCGCCGGTAACGTGAGCAACGTCGTTGAGTCGGTACAAGTACCCTTCATCCGCCATGGTTCCAATTGAAGAGATTGCTCCAAGAAACTCAAACTAAACCAAACTtctctctactttctctctctatcTCACTTTCAAAATCTTCAAATGAATAATCCGCTACCATCTCAAGCGGATTTTATAGTCACGCCAACTTCGAAAAAAATCGTTAGAGGATACTGTGTTTTTTCAGGAACCAATTAACTCATAAACTgctacagggtgtagcggtttatgcactTGTGTCATCCAACGTAAACCGCGACAGGGTGTAGCGATTTACGTGTGTCCTAATTCGTGGCATGGTATCGCGATTTATATATAATTGGGAAAATTGCATTTGCGTCTGATACTTTGAAAAAGTTGTAATCCGGTAACGTTTTTGAAGAAACAATTTAATTGAGTAAATTAACCTAAATTTAAGGTACAAGATGATATTTATATTgtctaacatataaaataagtaaCTTAAGTTATCATCTAAGATAATAAGTATAATAGTGCAAATacctatttatttattagtattaagaaaaatatataaataatataaactgatttttttagtagaaaaacaataataaagattattaattaaattaattatacaataaaaaattatgaataattttttaaataataataaaaattaaaatcactattttcacatactacaaagtttataaaaaaagaCAATAAATCAACgctcaataaattatacattaaccTTGtcaaaaaaataagtaattaatacattaaatattgttatttatgtactaatatatatattatcgattactaagttataattaatttctaacctaatttttggtaattaaaatttaaacaatgaaAATCATTAAAGACTGAATATTTTGCACctaattgatttatttttgttattaaaattaaaaaaggataAATTGTTAATcaattttgaattcaaatttaaatttgagtaaaaaaaattattttaaattttatctcactaaccaaaattaattttaagataaaaaattatttgtactTTATATTGTAGGATAGTGTGATCATTTACTATTCTTCAATAGCAAATAttgccaaataaaatagtataaaaaattaaaagataatatatttatcaatttagagaatactaatttattttctaatagaaTAAATGatatattgaataataaaaattgttaTTGATTTGTCTTTAAAGTTCAAACTAACTAATGTAATGGTGTTCCAATAATGTTATCAAgaaatattaatcaatctaatagTTTTTGTAATGATTATAAATCTATGCCAATGAGCTATAATTCAAATGGCATAATTTCTCCACTTTTATTTAGAGATTTTGGGTTCGAGTCTCACTcataattttggagagaaaaaattattgtaagtctataaatttaaaaacttaaaaattatgtcataaaaataaatcaaattatcttaaaacaaacaagtaaaaagaTTACTTAATCAATCTAAATTTGTTAAGATAAatactaattttataaaatatttattataataattattatatatattttttatttgatttttttaataaaaaattttatataattttatgtattattctgTGTGGAAGACCGAAACTCAGAGGTTTCTATTTTAAATACCATGCTTTTATTGTATTTCTATCTCTatatttacatatttaaaatacCATTCAAATAGAACTATGGTTAATTGTTACATTGTTAAAGTCAATCATAACAATTCAACAAATTATTTGGAGTTGGAGACTTCTTTGGTGATGAAATCCTTAACTTGTGAGATCAACTGAAAGGCTTCGGGCAAATTAGGGAACAAATAAAATGCATGGAACATGCTTGGATACTCAATTAACTCAACCTCTTTTCCTGATTTCTTTAACCAATCAAAGTACCTTCTTTGCCAATCTTGTAACGGGTCAAACCCGCCCACAAACACAAGGGTACTCGGGTAATTCAAACCCGAAATATCCATGGCATTGGGACCCGACACATTGACCGCCTCGTGGTCTCGATTCGACCCATCCGGCAAGAAAACCTTCCAAAGCCAATCGGTCCTTGGCATGGACACCAACGGCGCACCATCCCCAAGCCGAATTTCTGCCTCGGTCCGCTCCTCTCCACCGAAGAATGGTTGTATTGATACTAACCCGATTATCCGGATTTTTCGGAGCTCCGACTGTGCAACCCGAAGTGCCACGTGATGTGCCAAATTGGCACCCGCGCTGTCACCAGCAACGAAACATTTTGACACGTCAGCATTTTCCGGCAAGATTGAGGGGTTCTCGTCTAGGAATTTCACGACAGCGAATCCGTCATCGTATTGGCTGGGGTAGCGGTTCTCCGGTGTTAGGCGGTAATTGATGGAAACAACAATGACATTGAGTTGCCTAACGAATCTACGGCAAACTGCGTCGTAACTGAAAGAGGATGGGGCGAAGAACGCGAATCCACCTCCGTGGAAGAAGATGAGGACAGGGAGGGTGGCATCGCCGTCAACAGTAGTAGCCGAGGGACTGTAAAGGCGAAACCAAACGGTTTTTGTAACGTCAACGGTGACGTCTTTGGAGATGACACCTTTAATGGGAGTGGCATTGGGTTTGGTCTTACGGTCGATAATTTTGGTGAAACGGCGGTTAACGGTTCCGTCTTGGCGGCATGCAATGTCGTTTAGAGCAGCGAACAAAGAAAGGGAGAACCGTGTATGCCAAGCAAGGGATAGTTTTGGTAATTGAGAATCACCTTCTGTTGTCATATTTTGAGTTATGTATCTATGTTTGTTGAAAGTGAATGAAAAGTGATTGAGATAATCATAAAACGATAATAAAATAGAACAGACGTTAAATTTAGATCTAGTGAAGATTTCTTTATATAGTTTTGCTATGATTAGTTTATATAAACAAATGTGGAGGAGGAGGTGATCGGTAAATTGTGATATACAAGACTTGTGTTGGGTTTACTCTAAGATTATGTGTTAGAAGAATTGTAAAGGTGAGGctttaatttctttcattttcCATGAAGTAGACACATTTATTCATAGAGTAATTTTGATCATTAGTTTGAATATATAATATAAGAGgttaaaaaaaaggataaaaataattaaaaaatctaacaTTTTggtgtttaattttgaaaaagtttaaaataaaaagtttggtttatatttttttggtgacttaaaaagaaaaaaacaacgattaagaaagaaaaaataaataagaaattgcTTAAAAAAGGCTGTCCCGTTAAATACTACTTTCAAACTCTTTTCAAGGCAACggaagctccacttggggagaaagggtcctcattgcagtctttgccatgatgtctgctatgtatttgcatctctcaagatcaaccggATATCAGCACACTATTTCCAGGACATAATATCTCGGATTTTGAACACCAAAGGATCAATAAACCCTACAATAGTAAAAGCCTCCACACAGTatgtctcacatataatgtctctttgtcccgaATCCCTGCTAAAAGAAAGCCTTTCCAAATAGtaaacaactctccttgcaaaatgctacTACTCTCAATTGTTCCCAAACAGCAATCTCtactaacacaagcaaaaccaactcgagcaccaTTGCCAtgatagctagcatcacaattaatcttaatgGTGGAGGGGATAGACTAAGAGTTAGTGTTGCTCTGCAGAGACTGAtgctgtaacagcccagaccacccactagcatgatattgtccgttttggcacacaaggcctcacggttttgcctttgacgatagggatgatagtcgaagccccccacactcccTCGTCAAagcgcgtcatgctagggagaggtatccgcacccttataaggcatgcttcgttcccctccccaatcgatgtgggaccttacaatccacccccctaagggagcccagcgccctcgctggcacatcgatccgggctccggctctgataccatctgtaacagcccaaaccacccgctagcacgatattgtccgctttggcacacaaggcctcatggttttgcctttgacgatagggatgatagccgaaactcCCCACACTCACTCATCAAAACACGTCATGCTATGGAGAGGTATCCTCACCCTTATAAGGCATTCtttgttcccctccccaaccgatgtgggatcTTACATATGCAGAGGGgaatagatattctcaaggttccattgtccagatgaccaaagatccaagatcctgagatccgaatcagaaatgtagacataatccatctcctgacacagtcgccccttttttttccatttagaaaaccaaaagttaTGTTCTAAATTCCCAGTGCACCAAATAAAACCTTCCTTCAGAATATCCCAAActcgacatatactcttccaaacataagatccCCTTCTTCGAGACCGATTGAaacaatcatccttagaagaatggtatttctccgtcaacagttgaacccatagcttgtcaggatggtgaaaaagttgccaaactagTTTTTCAAGAAAAGCAATATTAGCACAAAAAGGATATCTGATTTCCAGACCTCCAAACTTTTTAGGGGTGAGCAACACTTTCCAGTCAA
Coding sequences within it:
- the LOC112799740 gene encoding probable carboxylesterase 18 — encoded protein: MTTEGDSQLPKLSLAWHTRFSLSLFAALNDIACRQDGTVNRRFTKIIDRKTKPNATPIKGVISKDVTVDVTKTVWFRLYSPSATTVDGDATLPVLIFFHGGGFAFFAPSSFSYDAVCRRFVRQLNVIVVSINYRLTPENRYPSQYDDGFAVVKFLDENPSILPENADVSKCFVAGDSAGANLAHHVALRVAQSELRKIRIIGLVSIQPFFGGEERTEAEIRLGDGAPLVSMPRTDWLWKVFLPDGSNRDHEAVNVSGPNAMDISGLNYPSTLVFVGGFDPLQDWQRRYFDWLKKSGKEVELIEYPSMFHAFYLFPNLPEAFQLISQVKDFITKEVSNSK